A single Pseudodesulfovibrio aespoeensis Aspo-2 DNA region contains:
- a CDS encoding DVU_1551 family NTP transferase: MSGLAAIIPAAGLSSRMGRCKPLLPLGGGTVLSRCIALFQENRIDPILVVTGKNRDAVSSEAVRAGVIPIHNNHFEQGMFSSVLTGIGALPPDVSAFFLLPVDMPLVRPETISRLVDEYRRTAPALLYPRFLGERGHPPVIGRELLPDILHHDGFGGLRTVLQRHEADALDLDVADSGTLLDLDHPEDYEHALARFDTAYPNERECRQLWAMRDLPEHIADHCRAVARVAAALCARLNTRSGVAALNPALVRGAALTHDIGKGTKRHETVGANLLRTHGFHAAADIVAEHFDLTLPLDQPITEKEVVFLADKLVRCQSPVALDARYLEKLAAHRHEPGAGQAILGRLERARSLLSRFDREMGIPAELLAREALA; the protein is encoded by the coding sequence ATGAGCGGGCTGGCCGCAATCATCCCGGCAGCCGGGCTCTCCTCGCGCATGGGCCGGTGCAAGCCGCTGCTCCCTCTCGGCGGGGGCACGGTCCTGTCGCGCTGCATTGCCCTTTTTCAGGAGAATCGCATCGACCCGATCCTCGTGGTCACCGGCAAAAACAGGGATGCAGTGTCGTCCGAGGCGGTCAGGGCCGGGGTGATACCGATTCACAATAATCACTTCGAGCAGGGCATGTTCTCCTCGGTGCTGACAGGCATCGGCGCACTGCCCCCAGATGTGTCCGCGTTTTTTCTCTTGCCCGTGGACATGCCCCTGGTCAGGCCGGAGACGATCAGCCGACTGGTCGACGAGTACCGCCGCACCGCCCCGGCCCTACTCTATCCCCGTTTTCTTGGCGAGCGCGGCCATCCGCCGGTCATCGGTCGGGAGCTGCTGCCCGATATCCTGCATCACGACGGCTTTGGCGGCCTGCGCACCGTGCTGCAACGCCACGAGGCCGACGCCCTAGACCTGGACGTGGCCGATTCGGGTACGCTCCTCGACCTGGATCATCCCGAGGACTACGAGCACGCCCTGGCCCGCTTCGACACCGCCTACCCCAACGAGCGCGAGTGCCGCCAGCTCTGGGCCATGCGCGATCTGCCGGAACACATCGCCGACCACTGCCGGGCCGTGGCCAGGGTGGCCGCAGCCCTGTGCGCCCGTCTCAACACCCGAAGCGGCGTGGCTGCGCTCAATCCGGCCCTGGTCCGGGGGGCCGCCCTCACCCACGACATTGGCAAAGGCACGAAGCGACACGAAACCGTGGGCGCGAATCTGTTGCGAACACACGGGTTCCACGCCGCCGCCGACATCGTGGCCGAACACTTTGACCTGACGCTCCCCCTGGACCAGCCCATCACGGAAAAGGAAGTGGTCTTCCTGGCCGACAAGCTCGTGCGCTGCCAATCCCCGGTCGCCCTGGACGCGCGTTACCTCGAAAAACTGGCCGCCCATCGCCACGAGCCTGGAGCCGGGCAGGCCATCCTTGGTCGCCTGGAGAGGGCCAGAAGCCTCCTGTCCCGCTTTGATCGCGAGATGGGTATTCCGGCAGAACTCCTTGCCAGGGAAGCCCTGGCCTGA
- a CDS encoding ankyrin repeat domain-containing protein produces MRVKAVFQIAVVAFWVLSTSVPALAYSENAPWPPLYEAIYRNDLAKARDAIGRGADINAIYDRDSMLCWALRSQNPDITRLILQSPGVDVNKRSVSYDAWGDWERTPLILASHTGQADIVAILLRMGAKVNAKDQTDSTPESRGNTALIKAAQRDHADVIQVLVTQGKGIDINARTKDGESSLWFISEYEDLETLKFLHTHGATINTADNSGKSVLTTVFLHKKREVLDYLVANGADINHVDNGGSTTLMTAISSLGGDDSKTIFKFMEKFITFKPQLDLQKIGQNGGGMAALHLASQFGFVDAAKLLLDNGAAIDLEGLATGGTPLHYAAGANQVAAAKYLIKCKAKLDIFDKSGSTALMLAVHQAHADMVKTLVDAGAEINVKSPVNVLVTPLVAAATNPDPFKNKDSLAIIKHLLSGPGNVDFQAANGWTALMAAAQQSNTGQGYERAALLISKGANLDMVNDKGETALMLAAGAGNQKLVKLLMEKGADAQKTNGAGETVMSYANRAGNTGSVSLLESQGVKPEAPIVRKSVIVDALLGTWKGFQDGMPQAVYTVVLNKNGTFDFNSKLTPEIMKQFPKGTMKETIAAQKGTYTFNGDTMIWNPVNAPPTSMKWQLEKGMLIIDNKIRLKKTK; encoded by the coding sequence GTGAGAGTCAAGGCAGTGTTCCAGATCGCCGTGGTGGCTTTTTGGGTGTTGAGTACGTCAGTTCCGGCTCTCGCATACTCGGAGAATGCCCCCTGGCCACCGCTGTATGAAGCCATCTACAGGAATGATTTGGCCAAGGCCAGAGACGCCATAGGGCGCGGCGCCGATATCAACGCCATATACGACCGCGACTCCATGCTGTGCTGGGCGCTGCGAAGCCAAAACCCGGACATCACCAGGCTGATTCTGCAATCTCCCGGAGTGGACGTGAACAAACGCAGCGTGAGTTATGATGCCTGGGGCGATTGGGAGCGCACGCCGCTCATCCTCGCCTCGCACACAGGGCAGGCGGACATCGTTGCCATCCTGTTGCGGATGGGTGCCAAGGTAAACGCGAAGGATCAGACAGACAGCACCCCGGAATCACGGGGCAATACGGCGCTCATCAAGGCCGCACAGCGGGACCACGCGGACGTGATCCAGGTGCTCGTCACCCAGGGAAAGGGCATCGACATCAACGCACGGACCAAGGACGGTGAGTCGTCACTCTGGTTCATCTCTGAATACGAAGACTTAGAGACGTTGAAGTTCCTGCACACGCACGGCGCGACCATCAATACTGCTGACAACTCCGGCAAGTCCGTACTGACGACGGTATTTCTGCACAAGAAACGCGAAGTGCTCGACTACCTCGTGGCCAATGGAGCGGACATCAACCATGTGGATAATGGCGGAAGCACGACGCTCATGACGGCCATCAGCAGCCTCGGCGGCGATGATTCAAAGACAATTTTCAAATTTATGGAAAAATTCATCACCTTCAAGCCACAACTCGATTTGCAAAAGATCGGGCAGAACGGCGGAGGTATGGCCGCCCTGCACCTGGCCTCACAGTTCGGCTTTGTCGATGCCGCCAAGCTCTTGCTGGACAATGGTGCCGCCATCGACCTTGAGGGTCTGGCCACGGGCGGAACGCCGCTGCATTACGCGGCAGGGGCAAACCAGGTGGCCGCAGCCAAATATCTTATCAAGTGCAAGGCAAAGCTCGATATTTTCGACAAATCCGGCTCCACCGCGCTCATGCTTGCCGTGCATCAGGCCCATGCCGACATGGTCAAGACTCTGGTCGATGCCGGGGCGGAGATAAATGTGAAGTCGCCAGTGAACGTGCTCGTGACCCCGCTGGTGGCAGCGGCAACGAATCCTGATCCATTCAAGAACAAGGACAGCCTCGCCATCATCAAACACCTCTTGTCCGGACCGGGCAACGTCGACTTCCAGGCCGCAAACGGCTGGACCGCGCTCATGGCCGCGGCCCAGCAGTCCAACACCGGGCAGGGATACGAACGGGCTGCCCTGCTGATCAGCAAGGGCGCGAATCTCGACATGGTGAATGACAAGGGTGAAACCGCACTGATGCTTGCAGCCGGAGCAGGCAATCAAAAGCTCGTGAAACTCCTCATGGAGAAGGGCGCAGACGCCCAGAAGACAAACGGCGCAGGCGAAACGGTCATGAGCTACGCCAACCGGGCGGGCAACACGGGCAGCGTATCACTGCTCGAATCACAAGGCGTCAAGCCGGAGGCTCCCATTGTCCGCAAGAGCGTCATCGTCGATGCGCTGCTCGGCACATGGAAAGGATTTCAGGATGGGATGCCGCAGGCCGTGTACACGGTTGTGTTGAACAAGAACGGCACCTTTGATTTCAATTCGAAATTGACGCCCGAGATCATGAAACAATTTCCCAAGGGCACCATGAAAGAGACAATCGCCGCGCAGAAGGGAACGTACACGTTCAACGGCGACACCATGATCTGGAACCCTGTCAACGCTCCGCCGACTTCCATGAAGTGGCAGCTTGAGAAGGGAATGCTGATCATCGACAATAAGATACGGCTGAAAAAGACCAAGTAG
- a CDS encoding Fur family transcriptional regulator, giving the protein MKSPQEVFADYLAGKNLKTTPQRRLILDTLLKQGGHLSSEELYAKVKKRDSSIGQATVYRTLKLLNESGLIEPLDFADGVTRYEPSYGEEHHDHLICERCGNNIEILDKTIENRQEELAKEHGFTLVRHKMYLYGVCPECRKKKG; this is encoded by the coding sequence ATGAAATCTCCGCAAGAAGTGTTTGCCGACTACCTGGCTGGCAAGAATCTGAAGACGACGCCCCAGCGTCGGCTCATCCTGGACACCCTGCTCAAGCAGGGCGGCCATCTCTCTTCCGAGGAGCTCTACGCCAAGGTCAAGAAGCGCGACAGTTCCATCGGACAGGCCACGGTCTACCGGACCCTCAAACTGCTCAACGAATCCGGGCTCATCGAGCCGCTGGACTTCGCCGACGGCGTGACCCGCTACGAGCCGAGCTATGGCGAGGAGCACCACGACCATCTCATCTGCGAGCGGTGCGGCAATAACATAGAGATCCTCGACAAGACCATCGAGAATCGACAGGAAGAGCTGGCCAAAGAGCACGGCTTCACGCTGGTGCGGCACAAGATGTACCTGTACGGCGTCTGCCCGGAGTGCCGCAAGAAAAAAGGCTAG
- the thiM gene encoding hydroxyethylthiazole kinase, whose product MANVDTFLHDLGLIRANGPLVLNITNVVVANSTANALLALGASPLMSHAEEEVADLVAISNALVINIGTLNQPDIRAMAAAWAAAEAKGIPVVFDPVGAGASGLRTATSLSLLGDHRPAIIRGNGSEILTLAGESGGAKGADSTRSTDAALSGAQALARAHGCVVCVSGESDVVTDGGRSCRVLGGHRLMPRVTGLGCTATALCAAFAAVNPDPFEAAVHGMGAMAVAGAMAGVKATGPGTMQLHFLDSLYLLDAVDVRRLLRVAEL is encoded by the coding sequence GTGGCGAATGTCGATACATTTCTTCATGATCTCGGATTGATACGCGCCAACGGGCCGCTGGTGTTGAACATCACCAACGTGGTGGTCGCCAATTCCACGGCCAATGCGCTGCTGGCCCTTGGTGCGTCGCCACTCATGTCTCACGCCGAGGAGGAGGTCGCCGATCTCGTGGCCATCAGCAACGCGCTGGTGATCAACATCGGCACTCTGAATCAGCCCGACATCCGGGCCATGGCCGCTGCCTGGGCCGCTGCCGAGGCAAAGGGCATCCCCGTGGTCTTCGACCCGGTGGGCGCGGGCGCATCCGGGCTGCGTACCGCCACCTCGCTCTCCTTGCTCGGCGACCACAGGCCGGCCATCATCCGGGGCAACGGCTCCGAGATACTGACCCTGGCCGGGGAATCCGGCGGGGCCAAGGGTGCGGACAGCACCCGCTCCACGGATGCGGCCCTGAGCGGGGCGCAGGCGTTGGCGCGGGCGCACGGCTGCGTGGTCTGCGTCAGCGGCGAGTCTGACGTGGTCACTGACGGGGGCCGGAGCTGCCGGGTCTTGGGCGGCCATCGGCTCATGCCGCGCGTCACCGGCCTGGGCTGCACGGCCACCGCCCTCTGCGCCGCATTTGCCGCCGTGAATCCCGACCCCTTCGAGGCCGCTGTCCACGGCATGGGGGCCATGGCCGTGGCCGGAGCCATGGCCGGAGTCAAGGCGACCGGGCCGGGCACCATGCAACTCCATTTTCTCGATTCCCTGTACCTGCTCGATGCCGTTGATGTGCGGCGGCTGCTGCGGGTGGCGGAGCTGTAG
- a CDS encoding DEAD/DEAH box helicase: protein MTFDHFSFDLRINAGIKSCGFTVPTPIQTLAIPEVLKGRDVMGLAQTGTGKTAAFALPILQRLLDSRATGQGPIRCLVLAPTRELALQIQETFDVFGRQAGIRSSCVFGGVGFNPQINAARKATVVVACPGRLVALLQQGDIRLDHVDTLVLDEADRMLDMGFMPDLKRILSRLPAKRQNLLFSATMPADIRKLADTILVDPARVQVSNTVPVESVTQTFYPVADHLKGGLLEALLGSMERESVLVFTRTKHRAKNLAKRLGLRGMSATFLQGNMSQNQRQRALDGFRCGDFEIMVATDIAARGIDCDRISHVINFDAPDTAEAYTHRIGRTGRAGRTGEALSLITREDHLVVRDIERVLRRSVDQRTVEGFDYDQPFKAQPGGGGGGGSRDRGRSQGRAAVPASQNRRPQRSRRSSARAS, encoded by the coding sequence GTGACCTTTGATCATTTCTCTTTTGACCTGCGCATCAACGCAGGCATCAAGTCCTGTGGCTTTACCGTTCCCACCCCCATCCAGACCCTTGCCATCCCCGAAGTCCTGAAGGGGCGCGATGTCATGGGCCTGGCCCAGACAGGCACCGGCAAGACCGCGGCCTTTGCCCTGCCCATTTTGCAGCGCCTGCTCGACTCGCGCGCCACGGGCCAGGGGCCGATCCGTTGCCTCGTTCTCGCCCCCACGCGCGAGCTTGCCCTGCAGATTCAGGAGACCTTTGACGTGTTCGGCAGGCAGGCCGGCATCCGCAGCTCCTGCGTGTTCGGCGGTGTGGGCTTCAACCCCCAGATCAACGCCGCGCGCAAGGCCACCGTGGTGGTCGCCTGCCCCGGTCGGCTGGTGGCCCTGCTCCAGCAGGGCGACATCCGGCTCGACCATGTGGACACCCTGGTCCTGGACGAGGCGGACCGCATGCTGGACATGGGCTTCATGCCCGACCTCAAGCGGATCCTGTCGCGCCTGCCCGCCAAGCGGCAGAACCTGCTCTTTTCGGCCACCATGCCCGCTGATATCCGCAAGCTGGCCGACACCATCCTCGTGGACCCGGCCAGGGTGCAGGTGTCCAACACCGTGCCCGTGGAGAGTGTGACCCAGACCTTCTACCCTGTGGCCGACCACCTCAAGGGCGGTTTGCTGGAGGCGCTGCTCGGATCCATGGAGCGCGAGAGCGTGCTCGTCTTCACCCGCACCAAGCACCGGGCCAAGAATCTGGCCAAGCGGCTGGGCCTGCGCGGGATGAGCGCAACCTTCCTCCAGGGCAACATGAGCCAGAATCAGCGCCAGCGCGCCCTTGACGGGTTCCGCTGCGGTGATTTCGAGATCATGGTGGCCACGGACATCGCGGCCCGTGGCATCGACTGCGACCGCATCTCCCACGTCATCAACTTTGACGCGCCCGATACGGCTGAGGCCTATACCCACCGCATTGGCCGCACCGGCAGAGCCGGACGCACGGGCGAGGCCCTGAGCCTGATCACCCGCGAAGACCACCTCGTGGTGCGCGACATCGAGCGCGTGCTGCGCCGCAGCGTGGACCAGCGCACGGTCGAGGGCTTTGATTACGACCAGCCCTTCAAGGCCCAGCCCGGCGGTGGCGGTGGCGGCGGCAGCAGGGATCGCGGTCGCTCCCAGGGCCGGGCCGCTGTCCCGGCGAGTCAGAATCGCCGCCCGCAGCGCAGCCGCAGAAGCTCGGCGCGAGCGTCCTGA
- a CDS encoding TOBE domain-containing protein, with translation MDALFEQLARAWSRRSEGAAARIFSVPGDVKHLDTRQLADLEKSLGEWVAKAGRQDVAASRRRIFLLYLLIRHAGARLGEACACHPVQDYRAEARTLALGQGATRREVPVAAALGEALLDAVQAGVLGGTESAPLNVDQGHLRRKLYERADECGLPRELVNPSIIRRSRGIELLRQNVPLPVVQRMLGQSTPNLAGEYLDFSDADMASTLRRVVDRESRRTSARNSFFGQITRITRGDIQSGIRIASVGGHEIMSIITNASLDRLGFREGGFVMAEVKAPWVIVASAEPGKSSADNQLAGVVSRVEPGALTTEVVVVLGDGLEVCAIISEESRRRLALSEGDRARVEFNAFSVILDAE, from the coding sequence ATGGACGCATTGTTCGAGCAACTGGCCAGGGCGTGGTCGCGGCGCAGCGAGGGAGCCGCTGCGCGCATTTTTTCGGTGCCGGGCGATGTGAAGCACCTGGACACCCGCCAGCTCGCGGACCTGGAAAAAAGCCTTGGCGAATGGGTGGCAAAGGCCGGGCGGCAGGACGTGGCCGCGTCGCGGCGCAGGATTTTCCTGCTCTATCTGCTCATCCGCCATGCCGGGGCGCGGCTGGGCGAGGCGTGCGCCTGCCATCCCGTGCAAGACTACCGGGCCGAGGCCCGGACCCTGGCCCTGGGCCAGGGCGCGACCCGGCGCGAGGTGCCCGTGGCCGCCGCCCTGGGCGAGGCTCTGCTCGACGCGGTGCAGGCCGGTGTGCTGGGCGGTACGGAGAGCGCGCCCCTGAACGTGGACCAGGGCCACCTGCGGCGCAAGCTCTACGAGCGGGCCGACGAGTGCGGCCTGCCCAGGGAGCTGGTCAATCCATCGATTATCCGCCGCTCGCGGGGCATCGAGCTGCTGCGCCAGAACGTGCCCCTGCCCGTGGTCCAGCGCATGCTCGGCCAGTCCACGCCCAACCTGGCCGGGGAGTATCTCGATTTTTCCGATGCCGACATGGCCAGCACCCTGCGTCGTGTGGTGGACAGGGAGAGCCGCCGCACCAGCGCGCGCAACAGCTTTTTCGGCCAGATCACGCGCATCACGCGCGGCGACATCCAGTCCGGCATCCGCATCGCCTCGGTGGGCGGGCACGAGATCATGTCCATCATCACCAACGCCAGTCTCGACCGGCTCGGCTTCCGGGAGGGCGGGTTTGTCATGGCGGAGGTCAAGGCCCCGTGGGTCATCGTCGCCAGCGCCGAGCCGGGGAAGAGCAGCGCCGACAACCAACTCGCCGGGGTCGTGTCCCGCGTCGAACCGGGGGCACTGACCACCGAGGTGGTGGTCGTGCTTGGCGACGGCCTGGAGGTCTGCGCCATCATCAGCGAGGAGAGCCGCAGGCGGCTAGCCCTGAGCGAGGGCGACCGGGCGCGGGTGGAGTTCAACGCCTTCTCGGTCATCCTCGACGCCGAGTAG
- a CDS encoding sulfite exporter TauE/SafE family protein, whose protein sequence is MYFPVAGIEVSPWVPPLVAMVVSFFTSMGGVSGAFLLLPFQMSFLGYTAPSVSATNHLFNIVAIPSGVIRYLREGRMVWPLTWIVVAGTLPGVLIGAVVRVTWLPDADSFKLFAAAVLLYIGIKMVRDLTGKAKGSGKAESERRFQELVREHRSRAGEDRTLPAVRTIAFNWKRTCYEFYGERYDVSTPGIFALSFVVGIIGGTYGIGGGSIVAPFFVTVFGLPVYTVAGAALMGTFVTSVAGVAFYQFLAPFHPDLAVAPDWLLGILFGLGGMVGMYLGARCQKHVPAPVIKWMLTVIVLGTALKYGYSSLF, encoded by the coding sequence ATGTATTTTCCGGTCGCAGGCATAGAGGTTTCCCCGTGGGTTCCGCCGCTGGTGGCGATGGTGGTCTCCTTTTTCACCTCCATGGGCGGGGTGTCGGGCGCGTTCCTGCTGCTGCCGTTCCAGATGTCGTTCCTCGGCTACACCGCTCCCTCGGTCAGCGCCACCAACCATCTCTTCAACATCGTGGCCATACCCAGCGGGGTCATCCGCTATCTGCGCGAGGGCCGGATGGTCTGGCCGCTGACCTGGATCGTGGTGGCGGGCACTCTGCCCGGCGTGCTCATCGGCGCGGTCGTCCGCGTCACCTGGCTGCCCGATGCGGACAGTTTCAAGCTCTTTGCCGCAGCCGTGCTGCTCTACATCGGCATCAAGATGGTGCGCGACCTGACGGGCAAGGCCAAGGGATCGGGCAAGGCCGAATCCGAACGCCGCTTCCAGGAACTGGTCAGGGAACACCGGAGCAGAGCCGGAGAAGACAGAACGCTCCCGGCGGTCAGGACCATCGCCTTCAACTGGAAGCGCACCTGCTATGAATTCTATGGCGAGCGGTACGATGTTTCCACGCCGGGCATCTTTGCCCTGAGCTTTGTCGTGGGCATTATTGGCGGCACCTACGGCATCGGCGGCGGCTCCATCGTGGCCCCGTTCTTTGTCACGGTCTTTGGCCTGCCGGTCTATACCGTGGCCGGGGCCGCGCTCATGGGCACCTTTGTCACCTCGGTGGCGGGCGTGGCCTTCTACCAGTTTCTGGCCCCGTTCCACCCGGATCTGGCCGTGGCCCCGGACTGGCTGCTGGGCATCCTCTTCGGCCTGGGCGGCATGGTCGGCATGTATCTGGGCGCGCGCTGCCAAAAGCACGTCCCGGCCCCGGTCATCAAGTGGATGCTCACCGTCATCGTCCTGGGAACGGCCCTGAAATACGGGTATTCTTCGCTGTTTTAG
- the der gene encoding ribosome biogenesis GTPase Der, with translation MLPIVALVGRPNVGKSTLFNRLLRKSRAITHDLPGVTRDRIYGECQMGDVKFDLVDTGGMVLESEATPELSKDFEDEIFEQAREAINEAHAILFVVDGKQGMSPLDEQAAEFVRRSGKPVMVLVNKVDSHEVAAQGTAEFHALGLPVFPVSAAHGYNLHEVREKVRRFVLDLGMDTDEEDTTERGLRLTMLGRPNAGKSSIINRIIGTDRLIVSDVAGTTRDSIDVTFERQGKRYTFVDTAGVRRRANIQEHLEKISVIRALKNSKRSDVTILVIDITLGVGRQDKRLIEFLAKEKTPFMVVCNKADLIPRSETKRALEAFREELRIIPYVPLIMTSANKGVGIGKIIPLAETLRRECEIRIGTGVLNRALAQVLEKLQPPVVKRRRPKFFYVTQADEPVPTFVFFCNDHTLVKESYARYLENQFRKLLGINSAPVDVVFRSSHDKKEWEKNRGISAMGKRGPGRERIGGAKTRRHEDQFKALKSKRRREDREKKEK, from the coding sequence ATGCTGCCCATCGTCGCCCTCGTGGGACGCCCCAATGTCGGCAAATCCACCCTGTTCAACCGCTTGCTCAGGAAGTCGCGGGCCATCACCCACGACCTGCCCGGCGTGACGCGTGACCGGATCTACGGCGAATGCCAGATGGGCGATGTCAAGTTCGACCTCGTGGACACCGGCGGCATGGTTCTCGAATCCGAAGCCACGCCCGAACTGAGCAAGGATTTCGAGGATGAGATCTTCGAGCAGGCCCGCGAGGCCATCAACGAGGCCCACGCCATCCTCTTTGTGGTGGACGGCAAGCAGGGCATGAGTCCCCTGGACGAGCAGGCCGCCGAGTTCGTCCGCCGCAGCGGCAAGCCGGTCATGGTTCTTGTCAACAAGGTGGACAGCCACGAGGTCGCGGCCCAGGGCACGGCGGAGTTCCACGCCCTGGGGCTGCCCGTGTTCCCGGTCTCCGCGGCCCACGGCTACAATCTGCACGAGGTGCGCGAGAAGGTCCGCCGCTTTGTCCTCGACCTGGGCATGGACACCGACGAGGAGGACACCACCGAGCGCGGGCTGCGCCTGACCATGCTGGGCCGTCCCAATGCAGGCAAGTCGTCCATCATCAACCGCATCATCGGCACCGACAGGCTCATCGTCAGCGATGTGGCCGGCACCACCCGCGATTCCATCGACGTGACCTTCGAGCGCCAGGGCAAGCGGTATACCTTTGTGGACACCGCAGGCGTGCGCAGACGCGCCAACATCCAGGAACACCTGGAAAAGATCAGCGTCATCCGCGCCCTCAAGAACTCCAAGCGCTCGGACGTGACCATCCTGGTCATCGACATCACCCTGGGCGTAGGCAGGCAGGACAAGCGGCTCATCGAGTTCCTGGCCAAGGAGAAGACGCCGTTCATGGTCGTGTGCAACAAGGCGGACCTGATCCCGCGAAGCGAGACCAAGCGCGCCCTGGAGGCGTTTCGCGAGGAGCTGCGGATCATTCCCTACGTGCCGCTGATCATGACCTCGGCCAACAAGGGCGTGGGCATCGGCAAGATCATCCCCCTGGCCGAGACCCTGCGCCGCGAGTGCGAGATCCGCATCGGCACCGGCGTGCTCAACCGCGCCCTGGCCCAGGTGCTGGAAAAGCTCCAGCCGCCCGTGGTCAAGCGGCGCAGGCCCAAGTTCTTTTATGTCACCCAGGCTGACGAGCCGGTCCCGACCTTTGTCTTTTTCTGCAACGACCACACCCTGGTCAAGGAATCCTACGCCCGGTACCTGGAGAACCAGTTCCGCAAGCTGCTGGGCATCAATTCCGCGCCGGTCGATGTCGTCTTCCGCTCCAGCCACGACAAGAAGGAGTGGGAGAAGAACCGGGGCATCTCGGCCATGGGCAAGCGCGGCCCTGGCCGCGAGCGCATCGGCGGGGCCAAGACGCGCCGCCACGAGGACCAGTTCAAGGCTCTCAAGAGCAAGCGTCGTCGCGAAGATCGGGAAAAGAAAGAGAAATAG